The following proteins come from a genomic window of Halorussus halophilus:
- a CDS encoding LamG domain-containing protein encodes MDETHLRSAAEFFHDREGTFFPRDDAIGRLTKHLDVDATTASALLAGLTGDRVDPVVALRAPRNTYVGVIDYVEGDDWYGYTDYHDLRGRHRVGVCAQCVHEATADGDVFRTTTNEDSWNSLRTDLQKHRQQAHPEIDPTAVAVETGAVLRSRTTVGGNRVWHTGNDGAGSCFDANELDGVSGGTLNRRADSGVERHLDVNRLGLELWYPFERGTGNTAADYDTVGGTNSGTISGASWTSDAKTSEYALSFDGADDSVALSQSFPNLEQYTLTAWIRTTDAANGTFQTIFTLQTNNGIHPGVDGRNNSDQGKLRYYHDGSEHNEPVSSGTWHHFAQAWDSTTVYCYLDGVEVATFATSGNSADSQNTDAIGGRADGDFPFYGEIDDARIYRRKLTRSEIQDIYAGVS; translated from the coding sequence ATGGACGAGACGCACCTGCGAAGCGCCGCCGAGTTCTTCCACGACAGGGAAGGGACGTTCTTCCCGCGAGACGACGCAATCGGGCGACTCACGAAGCACCTCGACGTGGACGCGACGACTGCCAGTGCGCTCCTCGCCGGCCTGACCGGCGACCGAGTGGACCCGGTGGTCGCACTGCGGGCACCCCGTAATACCTACGTCGGCGTCATCGACTACGTGGAAGGCGACGATTGGTACGGTTACACCGACTACCACGACCTGCGCGGCCGACACCGCGTCGGCGTCTGCGCCCAGTGCGTTCACGAGGCGACGGCAGACGGCGACGTGTTCCGAACGACGACCAACGAAGACAGTTGGAACAGCCTTCGAACGGACCTCCAAAAACATCGCCAGCAGGCCCATCCCGAAATCGACCCGACTGCAGTCGCCGTCGAGACGGGCGCAGTGCTGCGCTCGCGGACGACCGTCGGCGGCAACCGCGTCTGGCACACCGGCAACGACGGCGCAGGCAGTTGCTTCGACGCGAACGAACTCGACGGCGTGTCTGGTGGAACGCTGAATCGCCGCGCGGACAGCGGCGTAGAGCGCCATCTCGACGTGAACCGACTGGGACTCGAACTGTGGTATCCGTTCGAGCGAGGAACCGGCAACACGGCCGCCGACTACGACACCGTTGGCGGAACGAACTCCGGGACTATTTCGGGCGCGTCGTGGACGAGCGACGCCAAGACCAGCGAGTACGCGCTCTCGTTCGACGGCGCAGACGACAGCGTCGCGTTAAGCCAGAGCTTCCCGAACCTCGAACAGTACACGCTCACGGCGTGGATTCGGACGACGGACGCGGCGAACGGGACGTTCCAGACCATCTTCACGCTCCAGACGAACAACGGAATTCACCCCGGCGTCGATGGACGGAACAACAGCGACCAAGGGAAACTCCGGTACTATCACGACGGGTCCGAACACAACGAACCGGTCTCGTCGGGAACGTGGCATCACTTCGCCCAAGCGTGGGACAGCACCACAGTCTATTGCTATCTCGACGGGGTGGAAGTGGCGACGTTCGCTACCTCCGGTAATTCTGCCGACAGTCAGAACACCGACGCTATCGGCGGGCGGGCCGACGGTGACTTTCCGTTCTATGGCGAAATCGACGACGCTCGAATCTACCGACGGAAACTCACTCGAAGCGAGATACAGGACATCTACGCCGGAGTATCCTGA
- a CDS encoding LamG domain-containing protein — protein MVRFSTDTQETTMHSDPNATQPTPRATAEFFHDRQGRLFARNRAIRSLSGRFGVDATTASDLLAGLTGDRVDPVVAVQTPDETFVGVLDYWEGNGWYGYTDYHDLRGPSKRGVCAQCVHEATTDEEVYTTTVEPDESWTALEAGLRRHFERAHPTVDSGAVTVETGAILRSRTTVGGNRVWHTGNDGAGSGFDAPTVDSLDGATLNRRQDSGVDRHLDLNRLGLKLWYRFDLGSGGSLSDHSQHGATGDIIGPSWTSGRIRNALSFDGGSDRVAVNDGLVYTQSGELDEFTVMCWMQTTSTAEMSLVSWDRSEYYRFGMDNGGPMLKLTREGDSTYDHTPGGSIADGSWHHVAARYDHETGNSTLYVDGSQFAQTAAFGDGNSIGTGTNRYGFVGCGSEATYQDDDKTSNYFDGKIDEVRVYHRALSQGDIQDIYDGVA, from the coding sequence CACGGCCGAGTTCTTCCACGACCGGCAGGGACGACTGTTCGCGCGCAACCGAGCGATTCGGTCGCTCTCGGGACGATTCGGCGTGGACGCGACGACCGCGAGCGACCTGCTCGCGGGACTGACCGGCGACCGGGTAGACCCCGTCGTCGCGGTACAGACGCCCGACGAGACGTTCGTCGGGGTTCTCGACTACTGGGAAGGCAACGGCTGGTACGGTTACACCGATTACCACGACCTGCGTGGGCCGAGCAAACGCGGCGTCTGCGCACAGTGCGTCCACGAGGCGACGACTGACGAGGAAGTGTACACCACGACGGTCGAACCCGATGAGTCGTGGACGGCACTCGAAGCAGGCCTCCGGCGGCACTTCGAGCGAGCGCATCCGACCGTCGATTCGGGAGCAGTGACCGTCGAAACGGGCGCAATCCTGCGCTCGCGGACGACTGTCGGCGGCAACCGCGTCTGGCACACCGGCAACGACGGCGCAGGGAGCGGTTTCGACGCACCGACCGTCGATAGTCTCGACGGCGCGACGCTGAACCGACGGCAGGACAGCGGCGTGGACCGCCACCTCGACCTGAATCGACTCGGACTCAAACTCTGGTACCGGTTCGACCTCGGGTCCGGCGGAAGCCTGAGCGACCACTCACAACACGGCGCGACCGGCGACATCATCGGCCCGTCGTGGACCAGTGGTCGCATCCGAAACGCGCTCTCGTTCGACGGGGGTAGCGACCGCGTGGCCGTCAACGACGGACTGGTCTACACCCAGAGCGGGGAACTCGACGAGTTCACAGTCATGTGCTGGATGCAGACGACCAGCACGGCCGAGATGTCGCTCGTCTCGTGGGACCGAAGCGAGTACTACCGCTTCGGGATGGACAATGGCGGACCGATGCTAAAGTTGACGCGAGAGGGTGACTCGACGTACGACCACACTCCCGGCGGGTCTATCGCGGACGGGTCGTGGCACCACGTCGCCGCGCGGTACGACCACGAGACCGGCAACTCCACGCTGTACGTCGATGGCTCGCAGTTCGCACAGACGGCAGCGTTCGGTGACGGGAACTCCATCGGGACAGGGACCAACCGGTACGGGTTCGTCGGTTGTGGCTCCGAGGCCACCTACCAAGACGACGATAAGACGAGCAACTACTTCGACGGCAAGATAGACGAAGTGCGAGTCTACCACCGGGCGCTCTCGCAGGGCGACATACAGGACATCTACGACGGGGTGGCCTGA